ATGGCACCTATTTTTTGGCTTGCTGAGGGCGCAAATGTTGGCTCGCCATGCCACACATAGTTCATTTTCTTGCCCGCACGTTGGCGGATTGCAGGCGTCGAAAACGTCCGCCAAATATTTAGCTTCCCAGCGACTTGGCAGGGTTGAGACACAACTCGATGTCCCTATAATGAAAAATGTGAAACCACATGTATATGTGACCATAAGATCTATCTCAGCCGTTGATTTCACTCCATCCAACTGTTGATTTACCTCACCTACCCATAAATTTTTTCACCTACGGCCACCATTGATTAAAAATGAGGTGTGAGCATAAGTCTCGATGGCGGCCGGTTGTAGGTTAGCCGGTCAAAGGATGTGCTACTATTAGAAGCCATGGGAGTGGTGGTCGTCAATTTTGACGGAGGCCGACCCGAACCGTACTGTGCCACGTGGAGCGCGTGCATCGGAGGCTAGCTAGCTACAACAAGGAGGGTGCCGGGACAGGACCATGGCGGGAGCCCAAGCACGGGGGGCCAGAGGCCGGATGCATGCACACCCAAGGATAGGACCGGCCGGAGTCCTTGTTCCAGAGGCGAGGTCACGGAGGTTTTGTGTTCGTCTGACTTGGTGGATGTGCATGTGTTTCGCGTGTGTGGTTTTACCTTGTAAGCAGTATGTGTCTGCAGtttctagctagctagctttcCATGATGCACATTGGCTCGGATCATATCGGAGGCACCCGACATGATGAAGCCAGGAGCAAGAGGCTCTCCGTGATGCTGCAGCGCAGGGCGCTGTGATCTATCAGTGTGCAAGGACAATCACGGGTCGATCTTGGAGGCAGCGACGACGATCGATGTGAGAATTGGGGACGACGACGGCTATTTTTGACGACGACGGCTATTTTTGACGATGACGACGACAAAACGTGCGTACGGGGGACGGGCCGATGGGCTACTAGCGGTGGCAGTACGAGGACCAGGCCATGTAGCTAGCTGACCGGGTGGTGGAGGAGCTGATGTTGATCTCTCTCCACACATGAGCAGGGCAATCAGGCCAAAACCCTAAGGCTACTCCTTATGTCTCTAGACTTGATGGTAATGGCATGACGAACTGATGTTCCACTACCAGTGTTACAACAATGCCTTTTGAACCTACATATATTTGATGAACTTGTGGTGATGTAATTAATGCACTTATTTGTGAGAGATGTAATTAATGATTGATGTACTGAGATGATTATTTTCATATGTATACTGAGATATGACTATGGATGCCAAGACCCGTCATATATttttataatatatatatatatatgaaaaatccATTCTACACGTACTTGTTGTGAACACCATATCTTTTATCGTGCATGCATTTACACCGAAGTGGTGGCATGAAAAGGAAACCAGCCGAAACCCACTACACATACACTAGGGCAAAAATGTATATTCCCCTCCCACTAGACAGAATCTAACAATGAAATGACCGTGAAATGGCAGATATATAAGGCATGAAAGTTAAAGTTGATGGCAAATAAGAAACATAAAACTTTTGAATGGCAAACAAGGCAGCAAGCAGTTTATCATTGGCAAATAATGACTTCTCTTGTCAACCCAGCTAGCAGTAGCAGCCATAAAATCCCCAACTCTCAGAACACTAAAGCTCTCCTTAAGAACCGCTGGTCGCATGGTTTCACACATGATCTACTGAAAAGTTTGTAAATTTTAGACACCGGCCAATCCCAACCCATTGTTCATGTCATGCTCGAAAAAGATGCCATGCCATATGAAAATCATTAATGCATAGTATCATGGTGTTGTTTCATAGAAACTAGAAGCCAATCAATTTTTATATGAATTTTGCCCATGATAATAGGGCCGAAACATATGTGCAGTTTCAAAGGGTTGTTTTTGCCCTAGTTATGTATCTCCATGAAGATattgcctctctctctctctctctctctctcgttccCCCTCCTTTCCTCCCTCTTTAATTATTTATCATGTCAGAAAATTAAATAAATGTCCAGGTGTAACACATTATCGATGTTTATGATAGCACTACACATTGGAATTAGCCTAGCCCAACATAAAGTCCCGAAATAGCAAGCCATCCTCTAAATTTCCAACTCATAAATGACGCATGTGTACTTGATCTTCTCCAGACCATATTTCACATTTAATTTGAAAGACATGAAAAGTAATGATGCAAAATTATTAGAGTATTTTTTTAACATAGTATATCATGTCCTATATCATCCCacaaaatttaaacttaaaattgaGATTTAACTCGAAGAAATAAAACAGAGAGATCTCAGTATGAGGTAGGTTGAACTAACTGAAAGTCAAAATTGTATCTAAAAGGCTTGATGGACAAAGTGGATTGCTCACGGTACTAAGATAGAACTTTTTCTTCGCTTTCATGTTTAAGTGTTTTTCATGGCGGTGGTTATCAAACATATCATTGCTACCATCGACCTCATCAAGCACAAAAATTTTGATATAGAGCACGTGCCTGACCTTCGAAAGCAGtggaaaaataaaaaaactcATTTTTAAAAATAGATATTTAGGTCTATAAAATATTTCGTTCCCAACTACATATCTTAGATCTTGAAGATCCCTACTATTTTGATAAAAACTTGGTCTCCATCTAACTTCATACGATGATACAAAAGttataattttcttttaaaatAGAAAAATTTATAATTCCACGTGCGGTTGCCTACATGGGCTACATATGTGAGCCGCCTACGAGAACGAGACTACTCCAAAGGCAGTCTTCTTAGGCAACTATTTCTACAAATAAGGATTTACGGATATGGACGCGCCGATCGATGCAGATATACAtgctttttttcttctttttgacCTACTAACTCACCACCACTCCTACGCTGtgtctctatttcttttcttctttctgcGAGTGCAAATTTGTCATGCATGTACACGCTTGCATGATCTATTCATCTAAACTTCTCTTAAAATTTCCCATGCACTTAGCTAGGTGCTACCAGCCTACGTAACATCttggtactccctccgttccaaatacAAGTCGTTTTGAATTTTTTAGATTTATAGTGTCCTCCCTAAATATTTAGGTGTATAGCAAAAATTATAAACCTAGAAGAATCAAAATGATCTACATTTTGAAATGTACGAAGTACCATCTAATCCACCTGTAGAATATTTCTTATCAACAAAACGCGCCGCCGGCACGGCCAACCGTGCAAGCCACATCAGCGAAAAAATTTAGCTTTAACTGATTGGTATCCGATGGTGGTAATTCACCCCACCGATACTCTTTTTACTATTCCCACCACCGaatccctctccctccctcgctGCCACCACCGTGTTACCCgggaagaggaaggggaaggtgAAGCTGGAGGATGGGGAAGATACCGCACACCATGCGCACTGCTGCCGCAAGCTCCCTATCGCCCTCGTTCCCAAACCCAAACCCCACCCCACTTCCCCCTCCACGCTGCCGCCCTCTCCCCGCTAGCCCCTGCCCCAACAGCTCAACTAAACCTCACCTCAAGACCCACAGAAGCCCCAAAGCCCCAGGAGCTCTTGCCCCACGGATGGATCCAGGGAGTGCAGGGGGCTCGAGCCCCCCTACCACCCTGGCTCCGATGGAAGCGCCCAAACCCTCCTACAAAttttgaggaggaagaagaagaaaggagaggagggaggaagaagaaggaaagaagaGCTCCCCTGGCCCTCAATGCTGATTCTGCCACTACCTTGCCCCGCCGACGATAACAACGCGCTCTCGGCCGCGCAAGGGCAGGGGGAGGGGCGGAAGCCCATCAGGACCCCCGCCGACCTCGTCGCCGCCATCCGCGCCGCGGCGGACGCTGACATCGACGTGGCGGTGTCTATGGCCCTCGAGGCATCCCCCGCCGTCCCGCTCCCGACCTACTCCTCACGCTCCTTCTCCACCATCTCGCTGCCCGCCGCTCCATCGCCCCCACGCGGGACTTGCTGAACAAGCTCCATCCGGCTCCGTCCGACCCCTCGTCCTCGACGGCCCCGCACGGGGCGCTGCTCGTGCTCGCCGACGCCGTCTGTCGCGCGGTGACCCACGCGAGATCTCCCACCTCCTCCCGGTCGGCCACGGTGTCCGCGCCGACGCGCACGTGACTCATGAAGGTGCACGTCGGGGTCATCTAGTGCCATGATGTAAACAAACATATATTATGTTTATCCTTAGGGAAATATTTGACATAAACAAAAAAAAGTTATGTTCTCCAAGCAATAATTTCTTTTCAATGATCAACACGAAAAGTACAAGGTAAGGAACTGCTGGATTCGCGCCTTGGCGCGCTAATCACTGGTTTTGTATAGTACGTGGTCACTTACTCACATGGTGTACGATGCTCAGCAGCTGCATGCATGCATCGCTGCGGCAAACTGTGGGAAGAAACGAAGCTAAGGCACGCCTCGGTGGTAGCTAGCTACCTAGCTCTCGGGCGCGTGATACACATGTGGAGTACTTAGCATTTACACAAACACACGCGCACCATGGCCCACCTGCCTTCGGTGCAGCGCATCATCAGCGCGACGCGCGCGCGGTCGACGCAACGCGCCGCACGAGGGCATGCAAGCGGACAGGCAGGAGGCCCCTCCTCTCTCTTGTCGTTGCCTCGTTGGCTCGCTGCCAAGAATGCGTCGCGTGGGCGCACACGCGGTTCGCTCTCCTCCGCGACCACGTGATCTCCTGCAAACTACTAAATGCATGTCCATCTATGCCTCCACACTACGGATGAGCACCAATAGTATGATGACGGGAAACTATAAGTTTGACAGTGTTTATGTTCTCTATTTGGATCCATGGAATAAAGTTTAGTCTAAAATTTAGTACATTAATTAGGTGATCCAAATAAATGGACTAAACTTTGGATTAAAAATTTACTTTCATCttaactaaagtttagtccattAGTCCGTAAAACCCATCTAATTCGGACAAGTTTAGTTTCATCTTTTCATATATTTTTAAATGGTTTTCACCTAAAGTTTAGTTTATGGATCTAGATTAAAATTTATTACCTAATATTTAGTCACCTAAAGTTTAGTTAATTTAGCCCTAGATGATCTAAACGGGTTTCAGAGGAGTCCATTCCAGAAATTTTATGAGATGCCAGTGTTTGCGTTCCTTAAATTGATGTTTCCTCAGCGGCAGCAGCATGCTTATGTACTAATGCCCCCTAACAATTCCATCTAAAtcccaaatcaaacatttttcGAATCCTGAAAGGTAGCTGAATGCGGCGATGAAATAAAATTGTTCTAGCTTCACAATTTAGCTGGCATCTAAATGCGGCGATGAAGTAAAATTGTTCTAGCATCACAATAAAATTGTTCCCCTTCAGAAAAAAATATTCCACCTTAAAAGTTATTTAAATATAGTCAACTGGGATCTTATTTTGAAGATTTCAACGTAACAAATTTAGTGGTGCAATCCGGATTTGATTTGGACATTTCAGTTGAAAATTACGAGTTTATTTgcttcaaatcttttttttACATCTCGGAAGACGCGCGCGTGGGCAGGCCCACAACATGCTTTCTCTGATAACTGCGTTGTCAGTCACCACACGTATAGATAGCCATTCGGCTCACCCGGCACGGGCCGGGCACGAACGGATCGGGCCAGGTCCGGTACGACCAGGCTATCAGGCCGTGCCATCCTGCCCGTGGTGCTTGTCCTCGGCGCAAGCACGAGGCCACGGGCCCATTTCGTGTGGTGCCGGCCCGAAAAGCATGGGGTCTCCGCCGTGCTCGTGCCATCTGCCGCCAGCGCGCTCGATGgaggccgccgcctgcgcccgccgcgcccgctGCCAGCCACCTTGCCCGCgggccgcccgccggcgcccgcCACCTGCGCCCTAGGGGGGAGGGGGGGCACTCGTGGTAGATAAGATTGGGAGAGAAGCCGAGCAGGCCGGGCTGCTTTGTGATGCCTCGTATATGGTCATATGAACTGAAGTGGAGTGGAGTTAACGGGCCGTCTTAGGCTAGACTCTAAAATTCGTGCTAGGCCGGGCCGTCCGCCGTGCCATGGTAACGGCCCGAGCACGACACGGAGTACCAGGCCGTGCCGTGCTTAGGCGGGCAAAAACTCAAACCTCGCTGCTAAGCTGGTCGCGGCAGTAGCCCATGCGAGCGCACGTGCGGCCCAGCAGCTACATCGATGTAGGGGAAAAAATGGCAGCCGGCGACCACGGCCCACGGTCATGCGGCCTGCTGACTGCATGCAGTAACTGTGCCGCTATAGGCCCAGGTACAAATGGGCCTACAAATGGGTCATGCCAGTGACTGCATGCCGCTACCAGCCGCGAAAGGATTTGTCCTCGCGGGCCGTCTCGGAACCTCAGCCACCGTCCAGCCCAGTCGATCACCGCCCAGTCCTCAGATCACCGGAGCGAAGAACAGAAGCAAGTGGACGGGAGTTGGATGGAAGAGGATGAAAAAGGGAGATGGAAGGTAACGATTCTCGTGCTTGGAAGAATTTGGGGAGATGATGGTGTAAACAAAGGAAGATGATGCTTTTGATGGCATGGATGGTAACCAACCCAGAATCGATGGTCAATCTTATCAATTATCAATGATCACGAGTTTTAGCAATGATCACGAGTTTTAGAATTCTGGCCACACAAAAATCCTGAAAGGACACCAGCACAGCAGCTACCACTGATCCGCTATATATACGGTGGCAGGCACCCACACCCTTGCCAACCAACCTCACGTAGCTACCTCAGCACGGCATGGCGACTCCCAGCGCCAGGGCCAGCtgccctctcctcctcctcccctcgccgCCCCCTGCATGCCCCTCCATGCTCGCCACGAAGCggacccagcgccgccgccgcatcctgTCGTGCAGGGCCGCCGTCCGCTTCGACCGGCGGGACGTGCTCGCCGGTCTGACCGGCGTCGCCGCTGGGGAACTCGGCGCGCACCCGGGCCTCGCGGCCGCCGAGGACGCCTCCGTTGTTTCCTGCCCCAGAGGCGAGACGGTCACGGACAAGCTCCTCGCGTGCCAGGAGGCGGGCCAGAAACCGTGCccgccgacgccggcggcgaccgccgccgccgtcgacttCACGCCACCGACCAGCCCGATGCGCGTGCGGCAGCCGGCGCACCTCGCCGACGCCGAGACCGTGAAGAAGTACAGGCAGGCCCTGGCGGCGATGAGGGCGCTGCCGGACTCCGACCCGCGCAGCTTCGCGAGCCAGGCGGCGATCCACCAGGCCTACTGCGATGGGCACTACCGGTACGGCGGCCCGGCCGCGGCGAGCAAGGACGACGCGCCCTTCGACGTGCACTTCTCGTGGATCTTCGCGCCGTGGCACCGCATGTACATCTACTTCTACGAGCGCATCCTCGGCGGGCTCATCGGCGACGACGCCTTCGCGCTGCCCTACTGGAACTGGGACGCGCCGGCGGGCATGGCGATGCCGGCCATCTTCAAGGACGCGGGCTCGCCGCTGTACGACGCCAACCGCGACCCGGCGCACCTCGGCGCCTACGTCAACCTCGACATCCTCAACGCCGGAGACACCGTCATCCCGTTCGACCCGCAGGCGGTCCAGAACAACCAGGTTGTTCAGAATAACCTCTGCACTCTGTACGTTCAGATGATGCGGAACAAGAAGGCGCAGGATTTCCTGGGCGACAAGTTCTGCGCCGAGTACCCGAGCACGGTGTCGTCAGGCACCTCCGGGTCGCTGGAGAGCATGGCGCACACCAGCGTGCACATCTGGACCGGCGACCCGGGGAGCTCCACGGTGGGGAACGACGGCCAGGAGCACACCGGCGCCGACATGGGCTTCCTCggcacggcggggcgggacCCGGTCTTCTACTCGCACCACGCCAACGTCGACCGCCTCTGGCACCTCTGGGCCACCAAGCTCGGCCGCAGCAACTTCGACGACCCGGAGTGGCTCGACACCAGCTTCGTCTTCTACGACGAGAAGCCGCAGCTTGTCCGCGTCCGGGTCCGCGACGTCCTCGACGCGGCCGCGCTCAGGTACAGCTACGACGACCGGGAGCCGCTGCGGTGGATGGACGCCCGGCCGACACCGTTGCTGCCCAagggcaccgccgccgccgcgaccaccAGGCGATCATTACTacgcggcgcggcgccggcgcccgcctTCCCGCTGACCCTGACGCCGGGCCAGAGCGTGGAGGTGCCGTCCGTGCCCATGCCGCCGCGCGCGCAGAagacgccggcggccggcggcggcacgcAGCCGGACACCGTCCTTGTCTTCGATCACATCGAGTTCGAGCCCGGCAGGAGCGGCAAGTTCGACGTGGTGATCAACGTGCCGCCggagcaggccgccgccgcggggcccCGGTACAGCGAGTACGCCGGGAGCTTCGCCACCCTGCCGCGCGGCGGCAACAGGTCCGGGGagacggtggtggtggcgctCGTCCTCCCGCTGGACGAGGTGCTGGCCGACATCGGGGTCGGCGAGGAGGACGGCGCCGTCAACGTCGTCATCGTGCCGCGGACCCAGGGGATCAAGATCATAAGGCCGCCGAGGATCGAGATCAGGGAGCGCTGAACCGACGCCGGACGGGCGGAGGTAGAGGTCATGTATGTATGGACCGGATCGGCCGGTCGATGGCGCCTAAAATTCATTCTTACTCGTATACCACTGGGCACCGCCATTCGCCCCCTCCTCGAAAAAATGATGGAATAAATGGGTGAGACAAGGGAGCAAGATTATATCAGCCCGATTCTTGTTTTTCATTTCTTTGCTATCGGTTGATGAACATCTGCGAACTGAGCGTAGCTCGACTGATAAGGCTCCCCACCCGAGTTCAAATTCTCGACTTGTCATGAGTGCTCACATTTCCTACATTTATTTTAGGATTTAATCGGCACTACTCTTTCAGTGTTTCAGTAGTAGGTGATGTATCCGTCAACAGCAAAACGTTTATGGTGATTTTATAAATCTGAAGATTTACTGCTCAGTCTTTCATAGTTGATCATTATAGGGGTAGGATTGCATCTATATATTCGTAGAGATGAGTGCATATATCTAAGCATCTGCGTCTGTATTTTGCAAATTGaatattttttcttttctaccATTGACCACTCGATCACACCCTACATTTGGCAACTTTTCATCTTCCCTCTAGATCAGCTT
The Panicum hallii strain FIL2 chromosome 6, PHallii_v3.1, whole genome shotgun sequence genome window above contains:
- the LOC112897234 gene encoding polyphenol oxidase I, chloroplastic-like, coding for MATPSARASCPLLLLPSPPPACPSMLATKRTQRRRRILSCRAAVRFDRRDVLAGLTGVAAGELGAHPGLAAAEDASVVSCPRGETVTDKLLACQEAGQKPCPPTPAATAAAVDFTPPTSPMRVRQPAHLADAETVKKYRQALAAMRALPDSDPRSFASQAAIHQAYCDGHYRYGGPAAASKDDAPFDVHFSWIFAPWHRMYIYFYERILGGLIGDDAFALPYWNWDAPAGMAMPAIFKDAGSPLYDANRDPAHLGAYVNLDILNAGDTVIPFDPQAVQNNQVVQNNLCTLYVQMMRNKKAQDFLGDKFCAEYPSTVSSGTSGSLESMAHTSVHIWTGDPGSSTVGNDGQEHTGADMGFLGTAGRDPVFYSHHANVDRLWHLWATKLGRSNFDDPEWLDTSFVFYDEKPQLVRVRVRDVLDAAALRYSYDDREPLRWMDARPTPLLPKGTAAAATTRRSLLRGAAPAPAFPLTLTPGQSVEVPSVPMPPRAQKTPAAGGGTQPDTVLVFDHIEFEPGRSGKFDVVINVPPEQAAAAGPRYSEYAGSFATLPRGGNRSGETVVVALVLPLDEVLADIGVGEEDGAVNVVIVPRTQGIKIIRPPRIEIRER